One window of Lepus europaeus isolate LE1 chromosome Y, mLepTim1.pri, whole genome shotgun sequence genomic DNA carries:
- the LOC133754224 gene encoding LOW QUALITY PROTEIN: nuclear receptor corepressor 1-like (The sequence of the model RefSeq protein was modified relative to this genomic sequence to represent the inferred CDS: inserted 3 bases in 2 codons; substituted 3 bases at 3 genomic stop codons): MPPLEIVPENIKVVERAKYEDVKTGEPVRSRHTSVVSSGPSVLRSTLHEAPKAQLSPGIYDDTSARRTPVSYQNTMSRGSPMMSRASDVTISSSKSTNHERKSTLTPTQRESIPAKSPVPGVDPVVSHSPFDPHHRGSTAGEVYRSHLPTHLDPAMPFHRALDPAAAAYLFQRQLSPTPGYPSQYQLYAMEXRQTILNDYITSQQMQVNLCPDVARGLSPREQPLGLPYPPTRGIIDLTNMPPAILVPHPGGTSTPPMDRITYIPGTQITFPPRLYNPASMSPGHPTHLAAAASAEWEREREREREREREREREKGQEREQEQERITAASSDLYLRPGSEQPGRPGSHGYARSPSPSVRARETMLQQRPSVFQXTNGTSVITPLDPTAQLRIMPLPTGGPSISQGLPASRYNTAADALAALVDAVASAPQMDVSKTKESKHEAARLEDNLRSRSAEVSEQQQLEQKSLEVEKRSVQCLYTSSAFPSGKPQPHSSVVYSEAGKDKGPPPKSRYEEELRTRGKTTISAANFIDMIITWQIALDKDARERGSQGSDSSSSLSSHRYETTSNAIEVISPASSPAPPQEKMQAYQPEIKANQAKNDPGRQYEGPLHHYRPQQESPSPQQQLPTSSQXEGMGQEPRTHWLITLADHICQIITQDFARNQVPSQTPPQPPTSTFQNSPSALVSMPVKTKTSSRYSPESQSQSVHHQRPGSRISPENLVDKSRGSRPGKSPERSHVSSEPYXPISPPQVPVVHXKQESMLLLSQRGAEPSEQRSDSCSPGSISYLPSFFTKLENISPMVKSKKQEIFRKLNSSGGGHSDMAAAQPGTEIFNLPAVTTSGSVSSRGHSFADPASNLGLEDIIRKALMGSFDDKVEEHRVVLLQTVGVVPGGASTSVVTSSETRREEGDPSPHSGGICKPKLISKSNSRKSKSPIPGQAYLGSERPSSVSSVHSEGDYHRQTPGWAWEDRPSSTGSTQFPYNPLTLRMLSSTPPTPIPCAPSAGNQAAPHQQNRIWEREPAPLLSAQYETLSDSDD, translated from the exons ATGCCTCCGTTGGAGATTGTGCCAGAGAACATAAAAGTGGTGGAACGGGCAAAATACGAAGACGTAAAGACAGGCGAGCCAGTGCGTTCCCGGCACACATCCGTGGTGAGCTCGGGCCCCTCCGTTCTCAGGTCCACACTTCACGAAGCTCCCAAAGCACAGCTGAGCCCGGGCATTTATGACGACACCAGTGCTCGGAGGACTCCCGTGAGTTACCAGAACACCATGTCCAGAGGCTCACCCATGATGAGCAGAGCTTCTGATGTTACAATTTCTTCTAGCAAGTCTACCAATCATGAAAGGAAATCCACACTGACCCCTACCCAAAGGGAAAGTATACCAGCGAAGTCTCCAGTGCCTGGGGTGGACCCTGTTGTGAGCCACAGCCCATTTGACCCCCATCACAGGGGCAGCACGGCAGGAGAGGTCTACCGGAGCCATCTGCCCACGCATTTGGATCCAGCCATGCCGTTTCACAGGGCTCTGGaccctgcagctgctgcttaCCTGTTTCAGAGACAGCTTTCACCAACTCCAGGCTACCCAAGTCAGTATCAGCTGTATGCAATGGA AAGACAGACAATCTTAAATGATTACATTACCTCACAGCAGATGCAGGTGAACTTGTGCCCTGATGTAGCCAGAGGACTCTCCCCAAGAGAACAgccactgggtctcccataccCACCAACAAGAGGAATCATTGACCTGACCAATATGCCTCCAGCAATTTTAGTGCCTCACCCTGGGGGAACAAGCACTCCTCCCATGGACAGAATCACATATATTCCTGGTACACAGATTACTTTCCCTCCCAGGCTGTACAACCCTGCGTCTATGTCTCCTGGACACCCAACACACCTTGCTGCAGCCGCAAGTGCTGAGTGGGAGCGGgaacgagagcgagagagggagagggagagagagagggagagggagaaagggcagGAACGGGAACAAGAGCAGGAGCGCATCACCGCAGCCTCCTCCGACCTCTACCTGCGACCAGGCTCAGAGCAGCCCGGCCGGCCTGGCAGTCACGGATACGCTCGCTCCCCGTCCCCGTCAGTAAGAGCTCGGGAGACCATGTTGCAGCAGAGACCCAGTGTTTtccagtgaaccaatggaaccagCGTAATCACACCTTTGGACCCAACTGCTCAGCTACGAATCATGCCACTGCCCACTGGGGGCCCTTCCATAAGCCAAGGCCTGCCAGCCTCCCGCTACAACACTGCTGCAGACGCCCTGGCTGCTCTTGTGGACGCTGTAGCTTCTGCACCCCAGATGGATGTGTCCAAAACAAAAGAGAGTAAGCATGAAGCTGCCAGGTTAGAAGACAATTTGAGAAGCAGGTCAGCAGAAGTTAGTGAGCAGCAGCAGCTAGAGCAGAAAAGCCTGGAGGTGGAGAAGAGATCTGTTCAGTGTCTGTACACTTCTTCAGCCTTTCCAAGTGGCAAGCCCCAGCCTCACTCTTCAGTAGTTTATTCTGAGGCTGGGAAAGATAAAGGGCCTCCTCCAAAGTCCAGATATGAGGAAGAGCTCAGGACCAGAGGGAAGACCACCATTTCTGCAGCTAACTTCATAGACATGATCATCACCTGGCAAATTGCCTTGGACAAGGATGCAAGGGAACGTGGCTCTCAAGGTTCAGACTCTTCCAGTAGCTTGTCTTCTCACAGGTATGAAACAACTAGCAATGCTATTGAGGTCATAAGTCCTGCCAGCTCACCTGCACCACCCCAGGAAAAAATGCAGGCCTATCAGCCAGAGATTAAGGCAAATCAAGCCAAAAACGATCCAGGCAGACAGTATGAAGGACCATTACATCACTATCGACCACAGCAGGAGTCACCATCtccacagcagcagctgcccaCTTCCTCAC GCGAGGGGATGGGGCAAGAGCCCAGGACCCATTGGCTCATCACACTTGCCGATCACATCTGTCAAATTATCACACAGGATTTTGCTAGAAATCAAGTTCCCTCGCAGACTCCCCCGCAACCTCCCACTTCTACATTCCAAAATTCACCCTCTGCTTTGGTGTCAATGCCTGTGAAGACTAAAACATCAAGTCGTTACAGCCCCGAGTCCCAATCTCAGTCTGTTCACCATCAGAGACCAGGTTCCAGAATTTCTCCAGAAAATCTTGTGGATAAATCCCGGGGAAGCAGGCCTGGAAAATCCCCAGAGAGGAGTCACGTCTCTTCAGAGCCCTACTAGCCCATCTccccaccccaggttccagttGTGCATTAGAAGCAGGAAAGCATGCTGCTCTTGTCTCAGCGGGGAGCTGAGCCTTCGGAGCAGAGGAGTGATTCCTGCTCACCAGGCAGTATTAGCTACTTGCCTTCATTCTTCACCAAGCTTGAAAACATATCACCCATGGTTAAATCAAAGAAGCAGGAGATTTTTCGTAAGTTGAACTCCTCTGGTGGAggtcactctgatatggcagcagctcagccaggaactgagatctttaatctgccagCGGTTACCACATCAGGCTCAGTTAGCTCTCGAGGCCATTCTTTTGCTGATCCTGCCAGTAATCTTGGTCTAGAAGACATTATCAGGAAGGCACTCATGGGGAGCTTTGATGACAAAGTAGAGGAGCATAGAGTGGTCCTGTTGCAGACTGTGGGAGTAGTGCCTGGTGGCGCCAGCACGTCAGTTGTGACCAGTAGTGAGACgcggagagaggaaggggacccATCACCTCATTCAGGAGGCATTTGCAAACCAAAGCTGATTAGCAAGTCAAACAGTAGGAAATCAAAATCTCCCATCCCTGGGCAGGCCTACCTGGGAAGTGAACGGCCCTCTTCGGTCTCCTCTGTGCATTCTGAGGGGGACTACCACAGGCAGACGCCAGggtgggcctgggaagacaggccaTCTTCAACAGGCTCAACACAGTTCCCTTATAACCCCCTGACACTGCGGATGCTCAGCAGCACGCCACCAACACCAATCCCATGTGCCCCCTCTGCTGGGAACCAGGCAGCTCCTCACCAACAGAACAGGATCTGGGAGCGAGAGCCCGCCCCGCTGCTCTCAGCACAGTACGAGACACTGTCGGACAGTGACGACTGA